One Balnearium lithotrophicum genomic window carries:
- a CDS encoding helix-turn-helix domain-containing protein has translation MKQLKKFKGASLHISNTPFKKTIKRGTKIKTKLDLTKDPNVRKRLKWIQHYEKHQNARLTCRYFGISPTTFYKWKIRYKKYGLEGLKDRNKRPHRVRQPQ, from the coding sequence ATGAAACAATTAAAGAAATTCAAAGGTGCATCCCTGCACATATCAAATACACCCTTCAAAAAAACAATCAAAAGAGGAACGAAAATAAAAACCAAACTCGACCTAACAAAAGACCCAAACGTGAGAAAAAGACTTAAATGGATTCAACATTACGAAAAACACCAAAATGCAAGACTAACCTGCAGATACTTCGGAATAAGTCCAACTACCTTCTACAAATGGAAAATTAGATACAAAAAGTACGGTTTAGAAGGCCTCAAAGACAGAAACAAAAGACCTCACAGAGTAAGACAACCTCAGAT